The Arachis ipaensis cultivar K30076 chromosome B05, Araip1.1, whole genome shotgun sequence nucleotide sequence acTCTGACCAAAGCGGCCATGAAATGGTTTGATAACTTACCCCTCAAGTCGGTAACCTGCTTCGACGACCTGGCAAACAAGTTTCTGACCAGATTCTCCATTCAAAAAGACAAGACAAAACACGTCCCGAGCTTGCTAGGAGTCAAACAACAGGTTGGAAAAACCCTCCGAGATTACATAAAAAAAGTTCAATAAGGCGTGCTTGGAAATCCAAAGCTTGACCACTGAAGCCGTAATCATGAGACTAGTCAATGGCCTCAAGGAGAGACCGTTCTCCCAGTCCATATCTAAGAGACACCCAACTTCTCTAAATAAAGTTTAAGAAAgggcagagaaatacatcaacatggagaaaaattcTCGACTTAGGGAACCTTTCCCACAGCCAAGCCTGCCCTACCAATCCTGGGAAAAGGAAAAAGagcccaaaaagaaagaagagcaaAATATAGAGAAGTCTCAAAAGTACCACAATTATACTCCTCTTAAAGTCTCTCTAGTAAATGTCTACAGAGAGATATGCCATACGAAGAAGCTCCCGCCTCCTCgtcaaattaaacataaaaagGCGGAAAgtcggacagaatactgtgagtaccataggCTCTACGGACATTCCACTAACGAATGTTACAACTTGAAGAATGTCATTGAAAAGCTGGTCAGAGAAGGCCAATTAGACAGATACCTGACTGACAGATCGGACTATCTAAGGAAGAGAAGGAGGGAGGAAGAGGAAAGACGATAAGAACATCCGCCTCATGTAAGAACTACGAATTAATTAGCCAATTTATTAACGTAAAATAATAACAATTTAATTGCCCAGAATATgttcaaaattttataatattaattagaaaatataaatatgatatttggactctgtagatttttctgagttggaaaatgtaattttcttcgaAAAATTGAGTAAAAACGCGTACCGGTAAAttaaccggcagtaccggcttaaaTCTGTCCGGTATTgtgtaagaataataaaaatagtagaaaaccttagaaaaatatttagaattaaaaatcagATACTAATTTTGAAGGTTTGACCCAAAGTTGAGCCAAACGggccaaaaacgctaacggattggactGGGCCTAAGTTCGGCCCAAGCTCAATACATATAACCCAATTAATGAACCCCCCATTCAGCCACTCCATCCTCACAAACACAACAACACAGCTGCAAGTGAGAAGAGAGTGAGGGTTTCATTTTCACTATTCACCTCAAACTTCCCaagctcataacttgagctacggagctccaatcgccgcaccttTTGCGGCCACGCAATCACcacgaagagctctacaaaactcacccAAGAAACTGGTAAGGAAATTATGAATCCCTTCTCAGCCTTtccttcaaaaattaaaaaatctagtGTTTGGGATTTTTGAAGTTTTGATATTTTGTTGTGTTTAGGACTAATCTAACTTGAGGAATCTATTGGGTTTTGCTTCCAAAACTGTTGGACAAGGTAAGAGTATCTTGAACCCTTGTGAAATTGTGATTAAGATGAATCCTAGGTTGATTGATTATGAATTATGTGTATATAGCTTGATGTTGTTATTGTTGGCACTTATTTGGACCTTTGGATTGATTGTTGGTGATTGGAGGCTTGAGTTGGACTCAATTTGGTAATTTagtgcatattgggaatcggctaaggtatggttttggttttctttatgtaatatataatatttctggacacttaggctagtgacctataggataggtttggattgtATTGGTTGTTGAACTTGTGGAATGATGATGTATAATGACTTgatgattttgtttattttgatgaattgtgatgttgatgttgataaaATGATGTTGAATATTGAGATTGAGGTTGAATGAAGTTGATCATTGTCTTGCATTTTCCTGAGAAAATGCAAGAAAATGATGGAATTCTTCTCGGCTTTTGTTtctaatattctttttttttttcagctaTTTTTAAATCTTTGCTATACAAAGCTTGCGGCCGGATAGTGAACCCGGTTTTCGGTTCGACCGGGTTGCTATCGACTGAAAGCTGGCACTTGTGCGAAGCAGCTGTTGAAGCCGTTCTTAGCGGCACGCCGATTAGGCAACAGGATGCTTCAGATGGCGGTGACCAGCTGCTAAACCCGTCTGATATTCGCCACGTGGTGAAGAGGGGGAAATCTTGCAGCTCCGATCATGTCCTTAAGCCCCGGAAGAGCCAGTTCAAGAGGCGCGCTGAGAAGTCGAAGCCGGAGCCGGAGGTTAAGCTGGATCAGGGTGTAGCTGAGTTGGTGGTGGAGGCTTGCGTAGTGAATGAGTTAGATGACTCGGCGAGCCCTGACTCAGGGTCTGGTCTGAGTGAGCACGTAAGTGTTGTTGTTGGTGGCGGCGCAGAAGCTGATAGCGGCTCAATTGAGAGTGTCAATCTGGCTCGAGCCGATGACGGGGAGCTTGAGCTGGAGCTGACTTTGGGGTGTCAGTGGCTTTGATATTGACACGTATAGGGAGGGGGTTGATTTCTTTGGCCAGTTCAATTTCTGTTTATCGTACAAGACAAGAGACATACTAGTTTAAGTAGTTTTAGCTGCagttataaaatatttaattagattttagtggtaaatatattaatatatgaTATATGATATACTATGAGCTTAGGTTGGTGGTGATATATGTTTTTTGTTCACCCCAATTCACTTGCGACAAACTTGGGGTCTTTCAGATGTGTACATTGTGAAGAGAATTTATAGAATTAAATTTTCTCTTTTAGCAATTCAAAAATTGGTTCATATGATCATATTGTTGCAAATATGTGTTTTCAGTAAGCAACGGTAAGGAGACAATGAGATTAAGGAACATTTTGGGTTTTGCAATAATATTGAATCTATAAACAATTATCATGACTAAACATTCAACCAGAAATCATGGAATATAGACTTGAAGTGGCGAATCAAATGCCCTTGACTCCTTGAGCCATCATTTCAGCAAACAAGTTGATGGCTTCCGGAATCAACTCATTTTCAAGACACCTATAAATCATTGAAGTTCATGAATGTGCATGCAATTGTGTTTTTGATGGATGATCTGTGAAACAAATTTTGAGCTTTTTCTAACTGGCCAACATGAATGTAACCATTTATCATAGAATTAATTATTTATactcttctatttatttttttaaaaaacactACTTGTTAGTTGCTACTAATATATTGCAATACGCATTATAATCTATACATACTAAGTTATTGATATGTGAATTTTTTTAGTATCTAATATACTTAACGTATATTTAAtccataatatataatatatatgctCATAGCTTGACCCAATTAGCAAAGCTAagcctaataaaataaaaaggtcCGTCAATAAATGTGGCATCCACGAATATACCCGATCTCTTTAAAGAGGTTGGATGCCGACAAAAGGGAGTTAACCTACCTACCCGAAAGCAAGTATCTGCCTCCTAAATCTTGCCTATAATCTCTATCTTCACTAAAAAAAATAGACCTTAACAAACTCACAAGATAAAGGGAGCGATTATCCATCAGAAAAGATGGAACTATTCCAACAAAGGTGGTTAtcaactctactataaatacactgacactcgtCAGGTATAATTTACGTTTtaatctactaaaaatctgcctaaaacccttgctaacttaagtatcagagtctcttgtaggtaccacccgaAACCTCCTCACGAGAAACTCAGACAGGCGGCACCTCGGCATCAACAAGTCAGACGCTGCCACTCAAAGGGACCTGGACCTCATGTTCAGGCTCAAATCaatgtttcaggtaaccctcgaaatatTGACGCCATTGCCAGGGACCTGGAGTTCATCCCTTAACGATGGCGAACAACCAATATGAAGACGGCCGTACGGCATCTGAATCTGAAGGCGAGCCCCAACCAGAGGGCAACGCCCTTGTACCACCTCCGCCACACCAAACTCATGATCCCCACGGGGAAGGACCCTCGGGGAATCCCCAGCCAAGACGGATTCATTCAGAAATCCGTCACCCCAAGGAGGAAGAGCCCCTTTAGACAGCAGAGATACTAGGTTTAGTCTGTGGCCAGCGAGAACAGCTAGAACAACTCGAGTACGAGACTGAACGACAACGGGAAGTAGAGCGGAAACTGcagagagaggtaaggcgacgaaGAGAGCTAGAAAAAAAATCTCTTGGAGCTAGAAGCCAACCTTCGCAATCGAAATATCCGAACAGATCAGGAAGAAAGTCCTCTAGACAGAGAAGACCCATTCATAGAAGAGATCATGTAGGTCAAAGTTCCCAATAACTTTAAAACACCCGACATGGATCTCTATGATGGGACGACCGACCCAAGACACCACCTCagcaattttaaaagtcggatgtacctagCTGACGCCTCTGACGCCACccgttgcaaagccttcccaaccacTCTGACTAAAGCGGCCATGAAATGGTTTGATAACTTACCCCTCAAGTCGGTAACCTGCTTCGACGATCTGGCAAAGAAGTTTCTGACCAGATTCTCCATTAAAAAATATAAGACAAAACACAGTCCAGAGCTTGCTAGGAGACAAACAAGAGGTCGGAAAAATTGTTCGAGATTACATGAAAATGGTTCAATAAGGTGTGCTTGGAAATCCAAAGCCTGTCCACTGAAGCAGTAATCATGAGACTAGTCAATGGCCTCAGGGAGAGACCGTTCTCCCAGTCCATATCTAAGAGATACCCAACTTCTCTAAATGAAGTTCAAGAAAgggcagagaaatacatcaacatggagaaaattTTCCGACTTAGGGAACCTTTCCCACAGCCAAGCCCACCCTACCAATCCCGGGAAAAGGAAAAacagtccaaaaagaaggaaaagtAAGATACAGAGAAGCCTCAAAAGTACCACAATTATTCTCCTTTTAGAGTCTCTCTAGTAGATGTCCCttcatccttggttggaattgtctctccaaccttggttggagttatcttgccaaccttgattgtagttcccaccttggttataattgccgccttgttgatagtatccttgatttgggtggtcatagaaattgtgagtagctgccaatgtgttttcttcttgttgttggagttgcagacactcatcagtgtaacgaGTGTAGCAGGTGCATATTCCGCATACTCTCTGAGGGACTAACTGTTGACATTGTTGTTGTGGGgaaggctgaggttgttgttgattcagctgtaactgcttcagtatgttggtcatctctcccagagtctgtgtgagagcagcagtctcactactagaggaaacctccgcaatagccttgggatggttgttcctgtgcctgacattccgggtagactcagccagatcggtgatcagttgccacgcttctgtcgccgtcttgtacttcttcagagaaccattacttgcagcatctagtgtagtcttatcctgaggcttcatgccttgtgtaccaactggtcaatcttgtggtgggggcaAGAGTCTAAGAGATTCCTAAAGCGTTCCCAATATTCATAAAGGGTCTCTGACACGCCTTGGATgatgcaggaaatttctttcctcagtctatctgtaacttcagctggaacatatttttccaggaattcccttctgagcagatcccagttagtaacaactgcttcaggttgagtgtagaaccactcccttgccttttcctcaagagaaaacggaaaggcatatagccaaatagtagtttcatctgcaccatgacgcctagtagtggagcaggctgtctgaaaatctctgagGTACTTTaagggctcttgagcaggtaagccatgaaacttgggcagtaagttgattagcgcagtcttcagttcaaaatttgcAGCCatatttgggtgacgcgcttgatacggttgcagtgtaaagtctagAGCTCTTGCTTCCTAGAGTGTAATCATTCTGGACTCCGCCATAttacctacacgtaaatcaatagaatcagtagtaaaggagcttgtttcttcctcagatggcacttcagattcgccttcagatgagactggtgaattggtagtaaccacttcaccaccctcagaggctaaccgacgccgagctcgcctaatacgtgaaatagttctttcaatttcaggatcaaacgcggctaagctcggatcaagcagtgaacacgtcattcaatgaaagaaacatacagctcatggtaataaaataaaataaaatatgcaaaaatataaaattaaaaatatttacaccaactaataatttagcacgctattgcaactccccaacaacggcgccaaaaattgatgaaggCAGAAATTAGtcaattaagaatttataataagaacagcgttgcaagtacagttcttaaccaacaaaaatccgtttatcaatttagaagggttgtcagaaaattagaataaaaatactgggagtaagaatcccaggttgtctcccaacgagttgacaaaagagtgctactttattagtcaggagtttttcgagaaaGTTTAAGAGTTTgagaacagaaaattaaatgattgtaaattaaggcaatgaaaattggcaagagaatttatataatcagaataaaaaccttgaccggggaaaaattaattggaagttctatccttgttggattctcccaagtgtaatagcaagaggttattgttttcacttagttaacccttactaaataaaggaaagtcaagtaattgagctaactcttattcacaagtcctaatcctcttctattggaaggattagcgttagtgactagagagttagCTAACAACTTTCAATTGAAATTGACACTTGAGtatttcaactcaagggtctccttttaatcaacctccaaagtcaagttaggagtctactccattgacatgaatacaacgtTCACAAGCATGTAaagggaataagaagaagacatgataaattaagtaaattaataactgaaaattgatttaaaggtaaaaatagttctttgcattaataaatcccaaaatcataaacatacttaTCTGAATAGGGTTAATAGGTAAtcaaagagtaaaggaataagaaaacaaactaaaataatggaaacttcaacgaaggtagtgactcttctcaatatccaaagcaaaagcatcaaaagcataaaaactagaaatctatgaatgtgaagaaaacctagaggaagagtgatttctctctaagattccaatctaaaaactaaaaactatcctaatgagaatgtgtgttgagtctctgcttgttccctggctctagtccgtgtttctgggccaaaaactgggtccaaactcagcccaaaatcgccccagcgttttctgtgatTCCTGCAGGTagcacatgtcacgcgtacgcgtcaggcacgcgcacgcgtccccgtgcgaactccaattcacgcacacgcgtgagccatgcgtgcgcgtcgctcctcgctggttatctcctttatttcttgtgctccttccatttttgcaagcttcctttccatcctctaagccattcctgccctataaagcctgaaaacacttaacacaaacacacagatcacgacatagaatggtataaaggggaattaaaatacacaatttaaaggcttaggaagcaagttttcaaccatagaacaaaactaggaaagaattgtaaaatcatgcaaatagtatgaataagtgtgcaaaggcttgataaaaccactcaattgagcacaagataaaccataaaatagtggtttatcaactacCTCAAATTCAATGTCCTCCccaaggatgaaaaggaagctaTAAGGCTCGTAAAAGAGGCACAAAATTATACACTGGTCCACAATGTCTTATACAAAAGAGGCATATCAACACTCCTCTTGAAATGCATTCCGACCTCCAATACAAAGGAAGTCTTAGAGGACGTACACAGTGGCATATGTGGAAATCACCTAGGAGCTCAGTCACTAGCTAAAAAGGTGATCCGAGCCATCTTCTTCTGGCTAACCTTACAAAGGGAAGCGGCTGAGTTCGTTAAAAAGTGCCCACCTtatcagaaacatgccaacttccacattgcGCCAcccgaggagctcatcagtgttacctcaccatggccatttgcaaaatggggtctTGACCTACTCGAACCATTTCCATAAGCACCAGGACAAGTCATAGTAGGGATTGCCAACTTCActaaatggatcgaggcagaacccttaGCAATGATCATCGCCCAGAGAAGTCGAAAATTCTTGTACaaaaacattatcacaaggtttggaattcctcactccatcaccacggataatAGGACTCAATTTACTGACTCAACCTTCAGGAACTTGGTGGCTGACCTTAAAATAAAACACCAGTTTACATCGGTGGAACACCCCCAAGCCAATGGATgggctgaagctgccaacaaagtcatactggccgggttaaaacgtCGACTACAAGACACAAAAGGGGATTGGGCTGACGAGCTCCCTCAAGTCTTATGGGAATATCGGACCACCCCACATTCTACAACAGGGGAGTCACCTTTTCGACTTGTTTACGGGATGGAGGCCATGATCCCCATAGAGGTAGCTGAAGAATCACCTAGGGTCATATTCTACAATGAAAGAGCTAACGTCCAGGCGCAGAAAGAAGAACTCCATCTTCTCCCCGAAGtatgagaaagagctcggattatgGAGGAAGCCTTAAAACAAAGGACGACTCTAAGATACAACCAAAAGGTGATCAAGAGGAGCTTCGCCACCAACGACCTCATTctgatccgaaatgacatcggagtaCAGAAATCAGGAGAAGAAAAAATGGTTGCTAATTGGAAGGTACCTTACAAAATAGTTGAGGTCTTAGGAAAATGTtactacaaagtgtccgacctcCAAGGACAGGAGCTCCCGAGGTCTTTGCACGCATGTAACCTCAGAAAGTCCTACAACTAAGTAAGAAACGTTGTGCCttggtgcactctttttcccgaCATTgagggttttttaatgaggcaccaacaAGAGGGCTAAGGGTACCCAAGCCCTTAGTACGTAGATTTGTAAAGGAATTTATTAattactaataaaaaaaattttctatttctctttccAAAATTTTTCTATTTAGAACACATTAATTTAAGCTCAACAAACCATGAAAATCATTGCCCGACCTAAAAATGGTCGGCAAGATGAAGCGATGAGTTACaagttaatgtaagaagttatgtaAACAACTCGTACAAAGCGACCTCAATGAAATCGGATAAAAAACAAGTTGTAAAAGTAACTTGATAAAGGCCGACTACTCAAAGTCGAAACTAGGAAAGGAAACTCATAATTTAACGAAGTtgccaaaatttaaaaatcaggcAAACTATATTCAACTACAAAAACCTAGCACTATTCCAAAAGTAGAAGGGTTCTTTGAGATACAAGGAAAATAActtgaaatactataaaaagttGTGAAAACAACTAAAACAAAAGTAAAGTGTTCGAGAAGCTATCAACtattacaaaaaattaaaagatgttGTAAGATCCACAAGCTGGATCCTCTCAAAAAATTCAGAGCATAAACAAACTAGGATTTTTCGCCAAAAAGCGGGCTGAGATCCTTGCCAATTGTGATGTCTTTTCTTTTAACAGAAGGAGGAGAAGGGAGTACAGAAACTGGCACTACTGGGATGCCGGTAGGGGAGGCCTCCACAACGACGACCTTGGGTTGGACCTCGGACGATGTAAAAGTCTGCGCGACATGGGGAACGGAAACCTTTGGATCAAGAGGAGGCCCCTCATCCTCATTAGAGGCCGGTACAATTTTTCCATTGACAACAATGTTGTCCTGACCCAGAGGTGAGAGGTCTAGGTCGGGGCAACGACTTGGACTTGAGCTTTTAGATTCTCATATAGCACGTCCATTTCCTCCACCACATTCTCCTATAAGGCGGCGTACTCCTCTCGAGCTGTTCTCAACTCCTCCCTGAGGTCAATAAGCTCTCCGTAGGTCCGACCTCAGCTTGACGTTTTCCTCTTCCAATTCCGCCTTCAAGCCATCGACTCTCTCCACCTCGGCTcgggcaaaataaaaaaaaatattgggtGGCACAAATCGGAGTCTTTTTTAGCCCCTTAGCCCGGGCAGTACTCATCCCAGCCATACGGATACAATTACGCGCCATATGACTGAGGTGATTCTGAATAGTCACGTCGTCCATGGCTATCTGGCTGACGGACAGGATATTCCTTTCGCTCCAAGCAAACTCGTCAAAGTCCTTATCATTGATACTAGGTTCCCTAGAGGTTTTCTGTTTCTTTGGAGGAGGCCCTTGAGGCGATGGGGTACCCGAGCTCTCCAAAGCTGGGTAGGAAGGGATCAGGTGAATAGATGGAGTCAGGATACCTTCTTTTGGGCAGTAGCACCAGAACCTGATTTTTGTGGGGAAGATCGAGAAGAGGTCCCCTCAACACCTTTCTCCTGAAAACTACGAGCTACCACAGTCTTACGAGCCTTACGCAAATACTTCTAGAAGAAGTCTTGGAAGTCATACTCTCTGAAAAAAGAATACAAATTCACATTAAGATGGTAAAAAATATATAACACGAAGATAACATGAAAAGCTAGAGGTCGGGAAAACTACCTAACTCGGACTGGAGCAGACCGGGGTCTCCTAAGTATCTCTTTATGTCTAAGTGAAGAGCTCGGCCCCATCACTCTTACAACACATTCACAAAGGCTTTTTCAACCTCATCTAGGCTAGCTACAGTGCATTTGGTTACTACAGGATGTTCTTGCTAgaaaagaggaaaggaaggtTCGTCTTTCTTGTCTAAGAAGAAAGGTCGGACACCCTCCACTGCTCGGATCTTAAAGaagtgatttttaaaatcatggaaggattcatcaaaaatGGAAAATACTTTTTTTAAGTTGGACGGTGCGAAAGGAAAGCCAAGAAGACTTTCCTTTTAGCGTCCCTGGTTTGGTCAAAACAAACAAGTACAAGAAAAGCTGGGTAGTAGATCGGATGTCGAGTTCCCGACACAGAAGCTCAAAATTTTTCAGAAAGGCCCAAGAGTTTGGGTGAAGCTGGGAAAAGGGCTGCAGTGCAAGACCAGAGAATGTCTGTTTCAAAATTGATAAAAGGAAGAGATATGCCTAACCTAGTGAAAAAACAATCGTAGGCATAAAAGAAAGGACGTTCCGAGTCATCCAAATGAGGGaaacaaaccctctcctcagggtcggaTACTATTAACTCAGTTTCTTTCATCCTCTCTACTCTCACAAATCTTATGATGTATATGAAAGACTTCACAATACTCCCTATCTACTACGGAAACACAGGATAGGACATTGGTATCTATCCAGGTTAAGAGACCAGAGGGAACCTTAGTCGACATGCTGAAAAATAGTAGAATGAGACATAAAGTCTATCCCTACAAATGCAAAGTAAAGAAGTTGTTACTAGAAAAAGCTCGAACATCGTCCCAAACAGGTCGGGTAAAAGCACACGAAGCTAGTCAACACAGTtaagcaaaatacaaaaatatatacCAACAACAGCATAATGGCGACACCATCAGGGGCAATACGAGTACAAACAAACAGCAAAGCAGTTATATCAACAAggttcaaaaaatccaaaaatcccCAAAATAGGAAAAGAAGGGTGTCAATCAACTGAGTGATGTCAATCAACTATCAAAAGGAGAGTCTTTACACAACACACGCACTCAAGTATTTTTTATGCCAACCTCAATCGGTGAAAAGAAACCAAAAGACTCGCTGTCAAGAAAGTGACGTAATAACAGTCAAAACAAACATCAAGAACCAACAAACAAAGCATATTTTTCAGAAAAACACTCGGTCAATCTCATGAAAGGCGAAAACGCAAGAAacattagaaaaagaaaaacaccaacCTTGAGGAGGGTTTTAATTGGAAAGGGGCACGTCTAGCAGCAAAACATGGATGATCCTAGAATTCTTTCAAGAAGGACAAGATTTCAGAAAGCTTAAGAAAAGAAGCCACAGAGTAaaatgaacaaagaaaagaacctctttttcttttctcacaATGATAGCAAATGAAAAGGCTTTTTCCAAAAATGgagaaagggagaagaagaaaggcCACGGTGCTTTTATAAGAAACAAAGGGTAATGGGCCTAATAACTTCCCTTTAAAGCGTGCGCATAATGTAAGAAACTGCCACGCCAACTTAACCCCTCATTTAAAGGGAAGCAATGTCCGAATTTTCAAACACGTTGAGTGCCCAACCTCTGGGAAGAATGGGGTACTTGGCGTCTAAGTAGAAGCCATGAAATGTTTGAGCCCGATTTACACAAAAAGGCCCACCAAGAAAGGTGACTTCCACCAACATACCCGACCTCCTTAAAGAGGTCGGACGCCGACAAAAAGGGGCCAGCCCTACCTGCCCGAAAGCAAGTAACTGCCTCCAAATCTCGCCCACAATCTCTATCTTCACTACAAAGTTAGATCccaacaaactcccaagataaagggaACGGTTATCCATAAGAAAAGATGAAACTACTCTAACAAAGAAGTTAtcaactctactataaatatactgacacccctcaggtataatttatgttctaatctactaaaaatttGCTTAAAGTCCcttactaacttaagtatcggagtttcttgcaggtaccacccccaacCTCGGTATCGACAAATTGGACGCTGCCACGTTTAAGGTAACCTTCGGAACAATATATAATAGAAAGATTTTAAGTGTATTTAGAACATCAATATTTCAGTAATTTTAACAATTAAATATTTCAGTAATTTTAATAatagtattat carries:
- the LOC110272137 gene encoding LOB domain-containing protein 41-like: MADDQYEDGRMASESEAIFKSLLYKACGRIVNPVFGSTGLLSTESWHLCEAAVEAVLSGTPIRQQDASDGGDQLLNPSDIRHVVKRGKSCSSDHVLKPRKSQFKRRAEKSKPEPEVKLDQGVAELVVEACVVNELDDSASPDSGSGLSEHVSVVVGGGAEADSGSIESVNLARADDGELELELTLGCQWL